Sequence from the Christiangramia fulva genome:
AGCTGATGCTTTCCAGGTGGCTGAAACGGTCACGCGAAAAACCGGTTTGGTGCAGGAACTTAAAAAAGATGGCACGCCGGAAGGGATCGCGAGAATTGAAAATATAGAGGAATTACTTAATGGTATCAGGGATTTTGTTGAAGGCCAGAAAGAGCTTGCAGATACGACCGGCTCACTTTCAGAATTTCTGGAAGATGTTGCCCTGGCTACCGATTTAGATAAAGATACCGGTGATGATGATCGCGTGGCCCTCATGACCATTCACCTGGCAAAAGGACTTGAATTTCCATATGTTTATATCGTAGGTATGGAAGAGGATCTTTTTCCTTCGGCGATGAGCATGAATACCCGAAGCGAACTTGAGGAAGAACGCCGACTCTTTTATGTGGCGCTGACCCGTGCTGAAAAACAGGCTTACCTTACTTATACGCTTTCCCGTTACCGCTGGGGAAAACTAGTGGATTCTGAGCCCAGCCGCTTTATTGAGGAGATCGATGAGCAGTATCTCGATATGATGGTTCCCAAGGATGATTATAAATACCAGCCGCTCGTCGATACAGATATTTTTGGGGATGAGGTGGATAAAAGCAAATTGCGACAATCCAAGCCTAAAAGCGGAACTCCGCCACCTTCTCATAAACCCACCGAAGAGCAGTTGCGAAAATTGCGTAAACTGAAGCCTGCTTCTACGGGACCGGCGCCTGCCAGAAATACTATTCAGCTGGAAGAAGGAAACCAGGTGGAGCATTCAAGGTTTGGTATTGGAAATGTTATAAAGATTGAAGGTGTTGGACAGGATAAAAAGGCCGAGATCGATTTTGAGCAGGGAGGTATAAAAAAACTCCTGCTAAGGTTTGCCAAGTTGAAAGTACTTTCTTAAGCAGTTAAACTTCTGTTATTTAAAGCCGCCCTGAGCGGCTTTCTTTTTATATTCAAAAGAAAAATGATAAGGAAAGGTAGTAAAGTCAGCTGGAAATGGGGTAGTGGAACCGCTAGTGGCGAGGTCATCAAAACCTATAAGCAAAAAGTTACAAAAACAATAAAAGGCAGTAAAATTACCAGGAATGGAGAGGAAGGAAATAAAGCCCTTTATATAAAGCAGCATGATGGCGATAAAGTGCTGAAACTGGAAAGCGAAATAGAAAAGCAGGAATAATTTTACTTTACATCAATATACTGCGACATGAATTTTGTAAATTTTAGGATGTTTAATAAATAAATAAAGATGGCCGAATTAATAAAGCTTTACAACGAAAATCCGAATCAGAAACAAATCCAGCACATTGTAGAAACTCTTCGGGACGGAGGGCTGATCATTTATCCTACCGATACTGTTTACGGTCTGGGCTGTGATATCACCAATGTTTCAGCTCTTGAAAGGATCGCCCAAATAAAAAATGTAAAACTTGAAAAAGCGAACTTTTCGTTTGTATGTGAAGACCTGAGCAATCTTTCCGACTATGTAAAACAAATAGATACGGCGACCTTTAAAATTTTGAAACGCTGTCTTCCGGGGCCTTATACTTTCATTTTACCCGGCGGGAATAATCTTCCCAATGTGTTTAAAAAGAAAAAAACGGTGGGGATAAGGGTTCCAGATAACAATATTTGTAAAGCCATCGTCACTGCATTGGGAAACCCCATTGTTTCCACTTCAATCAGGGATGAAGATGAGGTTTTGGAATATACTACAGATCCAGAGCTCATCAGGGAAAAGTGGGATAAACTGGTGGAGATAGTGATAGACGGTGGTTATGGAGACAATATACCGTCTACCGTAATAGATCTCACCACCCCTGAACCCGAGGTGATCAGAGAAGGAAAAGGAACTGTGGAGATCATGTAAATCTCGAAATTTATCTATAAAAAAACCCGCGCAATTCGCGCGGGTTTTTTATTTAATATCAGTGCTGATTAATTTTTCATATTATCAGCTTCATTGGCTTTTTCCATTCCTTCTTCGATCATTCCATAGAATTGATCAAGTTTAGGAAGGATAACGATTCTTGTTCTTCGGTTTTTAGCACGACCTTCAGCTGTTTCGTTAGTAGCAACAGGAACGTAATAACTTCTACCTGCGGCAGTCATACGAGCTGGCTCGATACCAAATTCTTCCTGAAGTGTTCTTACTACTGAAGTTGCACGTTTTACACTAAGATCCCAGTTGTCTTCGAACATCGCAGTGTGGATTGGTTTATTGTCAGTATGACCTTCAACCATAAAGTCGATATTTGGTTTGTTCTTGATAACGGTAGCAACTTTTCCAAGAACTTCTTTAGCACGTGGAGTAAGGTTGTAGCGTCCGCTGTCGAAAAGAAGTTTGTCTGAAATAGACACATAAACAACACCTTTTTCAACATTGATCTCGATATCCTCATCGTTCATGTTTCCAAGAGCTCCTTTAAGGCTGGTTACCAGAGCAAGAGTCACTGAATCTTTCTTGTTGATGGCATCACGCATCGTTTTGATTGCAAGATCTTTCTCTTTAATGCTCTCAAGGGAACGCTCCATGTTTTCAGCTTCTTTCTTAGAAAGCGTCGCAAGGTTACCTACGTTATTTAGCAGCGCTGCATTAGTGTTGTTAAGCGTTTTGATCTGATCGTTCAATCTTTCTTTTTCGTCAAGACAGTGATTCAATTTGACTGTTGCAGTATTTAGCTGGTCCTGAGTTTCTTTTTGTTTGGCTTCGAGTTCGTTGTATTTCTTCTGGGAAACACACGAAGATAGCAAAATAGCTACCGTAGCTGACAAAATCATGAGTTTTTTCATAATCCGTTTCTTAAATTTTTTAAATGTTAGAATGACCAAAAATATCAAAAAAATGTAAAGCCAAAAAGCTATTTTAACATTTCCTTTCAGATTTATTTTTTAAGCTCCCTAAATTCATTTTTTCTTTCGATATAATGTGCATATACAACGGAAGGAACTTCATAATATTTCCCGGTATTGCTGCCTTTGCGGCGCTTTTTTTTCATTCGGAAGAAATTTTGATAAAAACTGCCGTGAGCTTTCAGGATTTGGATGAAATGCTGGAATTTTCCTTCAATGATGAATTTTATACCTGCAATTCCGTCTAAAACCATTCTACCGAGTAAAATATAGTAAACTTCAGAGCCCTCCACATTTTTCAGAATGAGGTATAAACTGTTTCTGAAATTATAAAATGTTTTCCTGGGGTTCATCATTTCCAGCGTGCCACCTCCTACATGATAAATCTTTGATGCGCTCACATATTTCACTTTATAGCCAAAGTTTTTTAATCTCCAGCAAAGATCGATCTCTTCCTGGTGGGCAAAGAAATCTTCATCCAGGGCTCCTACTTCAAAAAAAATCGATTTCCTTACGGCAAGACAGGCACCACTGGCCCAAAAAATAAAAGTCTCATCGTTGTACTGGCCAGTATCTTTTTCCAGATGCTGAAAAATTCTCCCGCGACAAAAAGGATATGCGAATTTATCGATAAAGCCTCCGGCCGCGCCGGCATACTCGAAAAATTCTTTCCGTTTATAATCAAGGATTTTAGGTTGGACCGCGGCAACTTCAGCTTGCTTTTCAAAAGCAGAAATTATGGGAGGCAGCCAATTGGGAGTAACTTCCACATCGCTATTGAGTAAAATTACCAGTTCTTCCGATACTTTTTTAAGCGCTTCGTTATAACCGCCGGCATATCCAAGGTTTTCTTTGATTTCAATAATTTCAACCTGTGGAAAAAATTCTTTTAGAAATTCTACTGAATCATCAGAAGATGCATTATCGGCTACATAAATGCGTGCTTCTTCTGAATGTTGAACTACTGAAGGCAAAAATTTCTCCAGCAAAGCTCTGCCGTTCCAGTTCAATATCACTACGGCTGTTTTCATGAGGAGGCGTATTCGGGAAGGTTTTGAAGGAATAAATAGGTCTGTTTCTCATAGTCCATCTTGCAAAAATAATGATCCAGGCCATTAGTTAACATAAGAAAATTAGCTTTAAGCTCAAGGTTATAGCGGGCAATCTGGTCAAAAGTTTCCTGCCTGATCTTAATTCCGGGAGCTTTACATTCTACAATGATATCTATAGTTCCCTGGGGTTCAAAAACCACAATATCATAGCGTTTAACGAGCCCGGCGATCTCAATTTTTTTTTCCACATTGATAAGAGAGGCGGGATAATTCAGGTTATTCTTCAAAAATTTTACGCAATGTTGCCGTACCCATTCTTCAGGGGTAAGAATCACAAATTTTTTCCGTTGTTCATCAAAAACGGCTATTTTATTTTGATTATTTTTGAACCGAAATGAATAAGGCGGGAAATTCAATTTTTGCATATTTCAAAAGTAAGAAAGAAATTCACATTTTTACAGTATAGTTCCTGCCCATCCAGCTAAAAAAAATTCATGGACGAAGTCAGACAAATTGTTGCCAATATTCAGAAAAGGGAAATTAAACCTATTTATTTTCTTATGGGCGAAGAACCCTATTATATTGATAAGATTTCTGAATTCATTTCTGAAAATATCCTGGCGGAAGAGGAAAAAGGTTTTAACCAGATGACCCTTTATGGAAGGGATACCAGCGTTGACGAGATTGTGAGTAATGCCAAGCGCTTCCCCATGATGGCCGATTACCAGGTTTTGGTCGTAAAAGAGGCCCAGGATCTCTCACGGAGTATTGAAAATTTAGCAGATTATGCAGAAAATCCAATGCCTACCACGGTTTTGGTAGTTTGTTACAAATACAAGAAAATAGATAAACGGAAGAAGTTGTACAAGGCGGTTTCCAAAAGTGGAGTGATCTTCGAAAGCAAAACTCTGTATGAAAACCAGGTTGGGGACTGGATATCCAAAACACTAAAAAGCCGCGGTTATGCTGTTTCTCCCAAGGCATCGCAGATGCTTGTTGAATTTTTAGGAACAGATCTTGGAAAAATCGATAATGAACTTAATAAATTACAGCTCATTTGCGAAAAAGGAACGACCATCACGCCGGAGATCATCGAAGAAAATATCGGAATAAGTAAGGATTTCAATAATTTTGAACTTAGAAAAGCCATTGGACTCAGA
This genomic interval carries:
- a CDS encoding DUF2945 domain-containing protein; its protein translation is MIRKGSKVSWKWGSGTASGEVIKTYKQKVTKTIKGSKITRNGEEGNKALYIKQHDGDKVLKLESEIEKQE
- a CDS encoding L-threonylcarbamoyladenylate synthase, with protein sequence MAELIKLYNENPNQKQIQHIVETLRDGGLIIYPTDTVYGLGCDITNVSALERIAQIKNVKLEKANFSFVCEDLSNLSDYVKQIDTATFKILKRCLPGPYTFILPGGNNLPNVFKKKKTVGIRVPDNNICKAIVTALGNPIVSTSIRDEDEVLEYTTDPELIREKWDKLVEIVIDGGYGDNIPSTVIDLTTPEPEVIREGKGTVEIM
- a CDS encoding OmpA/MotB family protein, which encodes MKKLMILSATVAILLSSCVSQKKYNELEAKQKETQDQLNTATVKLNHCLDEKERLNDQIKTLNNTNAALLNNVGNLATLSKKEAENMERSLESIKEKDLAIKTMRDAINKKDSVTLALVTSLKGALGNMNDEDIEINVEKGVVYVSISDKLLFDSGRYNLTPRAKEVLGKVATVIKNKPNIDFMVEGHTDNKPIHTAMFEDNWDLSVKRATSVVRTLQEEFGIEPARMTAAGRSYYVPVATNETAEGRAKNRRTRIVILPKLDQFYGMIEEGMEKANEADNMKN
- a CDS encoding glycosyltransferase family 2 protein, producing the protein MKTAVVILNWNGRALLEKFLPSVVQHSEEARIYVADNASSDDSVEFLKEFFPQVEIIEIKENLGYAGGYNEALKKVSEELVILLNSDVEVTPNWLPPIISAFEKQAEVAAVQPKILDYKRKEFFEYAGAAGGFIDKFAYPFCRGRIFQHLEKDTGQYNDETFIFWASGACLAVRKSIFFEVGALDEDFFAHQEEIDLCWRLKNFGYKVKYVSASKIYHVGGGTLEMMNPRKTFYNFRNSLYLILKNVEGSEVYYILLGRMVLDGIAGIKFIIEGKFQHFIQILKAHGSFYQNFFRMKKKRRKGSNTGKYYEVPSVVYAHYIERKNEFRELKK
- a CDS encoding type I restriction enzyme HsdR N-terminal domain-containing protein is translated as MQKLNFPPYSFRFKNNQNKIAVFDEQRKKFVILTPEEWVRQHCVKFLKNNLNYPASLINVEKKIEIAGLVKRYDIVVFEPQGTIDIIVECKAPGIKIRQETFDQIARYNLELKANFLMLTNGLDHYFCKMDYEKQTYLFLQNLPEYASS
- the holA gene encoding DNA polymerase III subunit delta, which encodes MDEVRQIVANIQKREIKPIYFLMGEEPYYIDKISEFISENILAEEEKGFNQMTLYGRDTSVDEIVSNAKRFPMMADYQVLVVKEAQDLSRSIENLADYAENPMPTTVLVVCYKYKKIDKRKKLYKAVSKSGVIFESKTLYENQVGDWISKTLKSRGYAVSPKASQMLVEFLGTDLGKIDNELNKLQLICEKGTTITPEIIEENIGISKDFNNFELRKAIGLRDTQKAHRIVNYFAQNPKDNPIVVTISLLFGYFSQLLQYHGLPDKSKASVSKQLKISPYFVSDYVVAARNYSMKKASRAISLLQEADVKSKGVGAGNISQGDLLKELLVKIMN